The following are from one region of the Desulfobacterales bacterium genome:
- a CDS encoding FAD-dependent oxidoreductase: MNKKYGVYICTGCGIGDTLDIEALKNIPDEEGIPVKTHHFLCSKEGVNIVKSDVAEKGTNSIVIAACSRRVNFDIFKFEGCVVDRVNLREQVVWSHPRSKFPALTEDQKDDGEHFDSVQMLAEDYLRMGLAKIEKISVPVPYKIENFSKKILVIGGGVTGISAALELSKAGYEVTIVEKEQELGGYASKVRSQLPLEYPFQSLIPPVINSKIKEVQSDSKITVKTNTIVARIAGQPGDFTVTFKKPGEVMEFDVPFPVPEDRKVDAKGRALEKDELNEVYKEINKGRLDILTLDPKGEKYGAVVLAAGWKPYEFEKGELSHLGLGEIPDVVTNVQFEEIAKKGIIKRPSDGKEAKSVVFIQNAGKDDDDSDFPYASSVTSLVALKQAKYVRQDFSDGKAYVFYQHMRTPGLQENFYKSMQQDPGIFLTKGQVVSVAKKGDGLLVEAKKTLLGDKIAVKADMVVIASGMVPVTIDDPVVNLAYRQGPAFRDIKLFDGYVDSNFICFPYETQRTGIYAAGAIKRGMTMEESIEDACGAALKAIQCIESVYRGVAVHPRSGDMTFPDFFFQRCTQCKRCTEECPFGALDDDEKGTPKPNPTRCRRCGTCMGACPERIIGFADYNIDSIGSMVKAIGVPTEDDYSEPPVRILALICENDAYPALDMVGLNRLDYSAEVRFIPVRCLGSVNVIWIKEALSKGMDGAFLLGCKHGDDYQCHFIKGSELANTRAVKMGDTLKSLQLEEERVAMFQVAIDEYDKVPEMINSFVDKIVELGPNPFKGF, encoded by the coding sequence ATGAATAAAAAATATGGCGTTTATATATGCACAGGCTGTGGAATTGGCGACACTCTTGATATAGAAGCCTTGAAAAATATACCAGATGAAGAAGGCATTCCTGTTAAAACTCATCATTTTCTTTGCAGCAAAGAAGGCGTTAACATAGTAAAAAGTGATGTAGCTGAAAAAGGAACGAACTCTATTGTTATTGCTGCATGTTCAAGACGAGTAAATTTCGATATTTTTAAATTTGAAGGCTGTGTAGTTGATAGAGTAAATTTAAGGGAGCAGGTTGTATGGTCCCATCCACGATCTAAATTCCCAGCTTTAACAGAAGATCAGAAAGATGACGGAGAACATTTTGACAGTGTTCAAATGTTAGCTGAAGATTATTTAAGAATGGGTTTAGCGAAAATTGAAAAGATATCTGTTCCAGTTCCATATAAAATTGAAAATTTTTCAAAAAAGATTCTTGTAATAGGCGGTGGCGTCACCGGAATTAGTGCAGCTCTTGAATTATCAAAAGCTGGCTATGAGGTTACCATAGTTGAAAAAGAACAAGAATTAGGTGGTTACGCTTCTAAAGTTAGAAGTCAACTGCCACTGGAGTATCCCTTTCAAAGCTTAATTCCTCCTGTAATAAATTCAAAAATTAAAGAAGTTCAAAGCGATTCTAAGATCACTGTAAAAACTAATACAATTGTCGCAAGAATAGCAGGCCAGCCCGGAGATTTTACTGTAACATTTAAAAAACCAGGCGAAGTGATGGAATTTGACGTTCCATTTCCTGTTCCAGAAGATAGAAAAGTTGACGCTAAAGGAAGAGCCCTTGAAAAAGACGAATTAAATGAAGTTTATAAAGAAATTAATAAGGGAAGATTGGATATTTTGACTTTAGATCCAAAAGGTGAAAAATATGGAGCGGTTGTTCTTGCTGCTGGATGGAAACCCTATGAATTTGAAAAAGGCGAATTATCTCATTTAGGATTAGGAGAAATTCCTGACGTTGTTACTAATGTTCAGTTTGAAGAAATTGCAAAAAAAGGAATTATCAAAAGACCTTCAGATGGAAAAGAAGCAAAGTCTGTAGTTTTTATCCAAAATGCAGGCAAAGATGATGATGATAGTGATTTCCCTTATGCTAGCTCTGTTACAAGCCTTGTAGCTTTAAAACAGGCAAAATATGTTAGACAAGATTTTTCTGATGGAAAAGCTTATGTATTTTATCAACATATGAGAACCCCTGGTTTGCAGGAAAATTTTTATAAAAGCATGCAACAGGATCCTGGCATATTCCTTACAAAAGGGCAAGTAGTCTCCGTCGCAAAAAAAGGAGATGGTTTACTTGTTGAAGCAAAAAAAACTTTGTTGGGCGACAAAATAGCTGTAAAAGCAGATATGGTAGTTATTGCTTCAGGTATGGTTCCTGTTACTATTGACGATCCCGTAGTTAATCTTGCTTACCGACAAGGTCCGGCTTTTAGAGATATTAAACTTTTTGATGGATATGTAGATTCAAACTTTATTTGTTTTCCTTACGAAACTCAAAGAACTGGAATTTATGCTGCTGGTGCTATAAAACGCGGAATGACTATGGAAGAATCAATCGAAGATGCTTGTGGAGCCGCTTTAAAAGCAATTCAGTGTATTGAATCCGTATACAGAGGGGTTGCTGTTCATCCACGATCAGGTGATATGACCTTCCCTGATTTCTTCTTCCAAAGATGTACTCAGTGCAAACGATGTACAGAAGAATGTCCTTTTGGAGCTCTTGATGATGACGAAAAAGGCACTCCAAAACCAAATCCAACAAGGTGCAGACGCTGTGGAACTTGTATGGGGGCTTGTCCTGAACGTATTATCGGCTTTGCCGATTATAATATTGATAGCATTGGTTCTATGGTTAAAGCAATTGGAGTTCCTACAGAAGACGATTATTCAGAACCACCTGTAAGAATTCTTGCTCTTATATGTGAAAATGATGCTTATCCTGCACTTGACATGGTCGGTCTTAATCGCCTTGATTATTCGGCAGAAGTAAGATTTATACCTGTAAGATGTTTAGGCTCAGTTAATGTTATTTGGATTAAAGAAGCTTTATCAAAAGGTATGGATGGTGCATTTTTACTTGGATGCAAGCATGGGGACGATTACCAATGTCACTTTATTAAAGGTAGTGAACTTGCAAATACGCGAGCAGTAAAAATGGGTGATACTTTAAAAAGTCTTCAGTTAGAAGAAGAACGTGTCGCAATGTTCCAGGTTGCTATTGACGAATATGATAAAGTCCCAGAAATGATAAATTCGTTTGTTGATAAAATTGTAGAATTAGGACCAAATCCATTTAAAGGATTCTAA
- a CDS encoding thiolase family protein — protein MKEVVIVSACRTAIGGFGGTLKDSHASKIASVTMKEAVKRAGIDAGIIDDIRYGCCLEPFDSLNVTRTAALLAGIPDHVPAVTVNRVCISGMEAVLSGMAMIQAGMADVILAGGVEHMSGTPYTVPAARWGCRLQDQVFVDSMIRALHCGSHIIPHPETSPVNAKEAPMSLFVGKPYIMGHTAEFVAQHLNISREEMDEVALRSHNLAENATKEGYFKDEIVPIEIPQRKKPAIIFDKDEHFRPGLTIEDLRKLAPGFIPEIGKVTAGNSSGINDGSSAMVIMSAEKAKELNLKPLAKIKAVGKGACHPAIMGLSPVPAVQNLIKNSNFKIDDFELIEVNEAFASQYIGCERELGLKREITNVNGSGIGLGHPVGSTGARIIITLMYAMQKRGKNLGLATLCGGGGVSMACAIELM, from the coding sequence ATGAAAGAAGTTGTTATTGTATCAGCGTGCCGAACAGCAATAGGCGGTTTTGGAGGAACATTAAAAGACAGCCATGCGTCCAAAATTGCGAGTGTAACAATGAAAGAAGCGGTTAAAAGAGCTGGAATAGATGCTGGAATAATAGATGATATTCGTTACGGATGTTGCCTTGAACCTTTTGATAGCTTAAATGTTACACGAACAGCAGCACTTCTTGCTGGAATTCCCGATCATGTGCCAGCGGTTACTGTAAACAGAGTTTGTATATCTGGAATGGAAGCTGTTCTTTCTGGTATGGCTATGATTCAAGCAGGTATGGCAGATGTAATTCTTGCTGGAGGAGTTGAACATATGTCCGGAACTCCTTACACTGTTCCAGCGGCAAGATGGGGTTGTAGGTTGCAGGATCAAGTATTTGTTGATTCAATGATACGAGCGCTCCATTGTGGATCTCATATTATTCCTCACCCTGAAACAAGCCCTGTAAATGCAAAGGAAGCTCCTATGAGTTTATTTGTAGGGAAACCTTATATAATGGGACATACTGCTGAATTTGTAGCTCAACATTTAAATATTTCCAGAGAAGAAATGGATGAAGTTGCATTAAGAAGCCATAACTTAGCTGAAAATGCAACAAAAGAAGGATATTTTAAAGATGAAATTGTTCCAATTGAAATACCCCAAAGAAAAAAACCAGCAATAATTTTTGATAAAGATGAACATTTTAGACCCGGATTAACGATTGAGGATTTGAGAAAGCTTGCTCCAGGTTTTATTCCTGAAATTGGTAAAGTAACAGCTGGTAATTCAAGCGGAATTAATGATGGTTCTTCAGCAATGGTAATAATGTCCGCTGAAAAAGCAAAAGAGCTTAATCTTAAGCCTTTAGCAAAAATTAAAGCCGTCGGAAAAGGTGCGTGTCATCCTGCAATAATGGGTCTATCTCCAGTGCCTGCCGTTCAAAATCTTATTAAAAATAGTAATTTTAAGATAGACGATTTCGAACTCATTGAAGTTAATGAAGCTTTTGCTTCTCAATATATTGGATGCGAAAGAGAACTTGGTTTGAAAAGAGAAATTACAAATGTTAATGGTTCAGGAATAGGGCTTGGACATCCTGTTGGATCTACAGGCGCAAGGATAATTATTACTTTGATGTATGCCATGCAGAAAAGAGGAAAAAATCTTGGATTAGCCACCCTTTGCGGAGGAGGCGGTGTTTCCATGGCTTGTGCTATTGAATTAATGTAA
- the qmoC gene encoding quinone-interacting membrane-bound oxidoreductase complex subunit QmoC, which translates to MSEGYNIVEPDVNFVKEIMEVGGDTVKKCFQCATCSVVCPISPDNKPFPRKEMIAASWGLKDKVVKNMDIWLCHQCGDCTAQCPRGANPGDVLGAIRSLAISEYATPKIIAKAVNDPKQLPLLFFIPALIMIALGMITGQLHFSPEGSEVVHAHFFSTLLVDLIFVPLSIWAVAVFGLGLKRFLDDIHENAVMEKKTKITSIDIKGFIQALINVIPVILRHDKFNECGENKERSTPHTMVLFGFIGLAVVTGIFFVVLYVFHIEGPYRQLNPVKWIANLSGLMLVIGSSMMIINRLNNQEQVSTYKDWYLLGLVFGLGFTGLLTEMTRLGGLAGISYFLYFVHLVFVFNLMAFLPFSKLAHLVYRTVAMTYAEYSKR; encoded by the coding sequence ATGTCGGAAGGTTACAATATAGTTGAGCCTGATGTCAATTTTGTAAAAGAAATTATGGAAGTAGGCGGAGATACTGTAAAAAAGTGTTTTCAATGCGCTACTTGTTCTGTTGTATGTCCTATATCTCCAGATAATAAGCCTTTTCCAAGAAAGGAAATGATAGCAGCATCTTGGGGATTAAAGGACAAAGTTGTAAAAAATATGGATATTTGGTTATGTCATCAGTGTGGAGACTGTACAGCTCAGTGTCCAAGGGGAGCAAATCCTGGAGATGTGCTTGGAGCAATTCGTTCATTGGCTATTTCCGAATATGCTACTCCAAAAATTATTGCAAAAGCTGTTAATGATCCTAAACAACTGCCATTGCTTTTCTTCATTCCTGCTTTAATTATGATTGCATTGGGAATGATTACTGGACAGTTGCATTTTTCTCCAGAAGGAAGCGAAGTTGTTCACGCACATTTCTTTTCTACGCTTCTCGTTGATCTTATTTTCGTTCCTCTCTCAATATGGGCTGTAGCTGTTTTTGGATTGGGATTAAAGCGATTTCTCGATGATATCCATGAAAATGCTGTAATGGAAAAAAAGACTAAAATTACCAGCATCGATATAAAAGGCTTTATTCAAGCATTAATAAATGTTATTCCTGTTATTTTAAGGCATGACAAATTTAACGAGTGCGGTGAGAACAAAGAAAGATCGACTCCACATACGATGGTTTTATTTGGATTTATCGGTTTGGCAGTAGTTACGGGTATTTTCTTTGTTGTTCTTTATGTATTTCATATTGAAGGTCCATACAGACAGTTAAACCCAGTTAAATGGATTGCAAACTTAAGCGGTTTAATGCTTGTTATAGGAAGTTCCATGATGATAATAAATCGTTTAAATAATCAAGAACAGGTAAGCACATATAAAGATTGGTATTTGCTTGGCCTTGTTTTCGGATTAGGTTTTACAGGTTTATTGACTGAAATGACAAGACTTGGAGGTTTAGCTGGAATTTCTTATTTCCTTTATTTTGTTCATTTAGTATTTGTTTTTAACTTGATGGCGTTTTTACCTTTTAGCAAGTTAGCTCATTTAGTATATAGAACTGTTGCTATGACTTATGCTGAATATTCAAAACGATAA
- the alr gene encoding alanine racemase — MNSPLIWAEIDLKAIAHNISALRNITNPNAKLMAVVKANAYGHGMKEIAFTALKHGAETLGVARINEGIQLRKWGIESNILIFGFCGKDDVKDIIEFNLTPTIFSIQMAKELSNAAACFNKKIKTHIKIDTGMGRLGLVHDSLRLNYPNSQSSLIKDIALILKNKNLFVEGIYTHFATADSQDKSFAKMQLDLFFDCLEKLKYAGIDIPIKHAANSAATIELPEAHFDMVRLGISLYGLYPSNEINKKNIDLKPALSLKSKIIQLKHVPKDFTVSYGCTYKTSKPSIIATVPVGYADGYNRNLSSKGYMLVKGKRANIAGRVCMDITMLDVSHIPDIEIGDEVVIYGEQCNECISVDEVAENLHTINYEIVSIIATKVPRVYSC; from the coding sequence TTGAATTCCCCTCTAATTTGGGCTGAAATTGATTTAAAAGCAATTGCCCATAATATTTCCGCCTTAAGAAATATAACTAATCCTAATGCAAAATTAATGGCTGTTGTAAAGGCTAATGCTTATGGACATGGTATGAAAGAAATAGCATTTACAGCTTTAAAACATGGAGCTGAAACTTTAGGAGTTGCTCGTATTAATGAAGGCATTCAGCTCAGAAAATGGGGAATAGAATCCAATATATTGATTTTTGGATTTTGCGGCAAAGATGATGTAAAAGATATAATAGAATTTAATTTAACTCCTACTATTTTTTCTATCCAGATGGCTAAAGAGCTATCTAATGCAGCGGCATGTTTTAATAAAAAAATTAAAACTCATATTAAAATTGATACTGGAATGGGAAGATTAGGCCTTGTTCATGATAGTCTAAGGCTTAATTATCCTAATTCCCAGAGCTCCTTAATAAAGGATATTGCTTTAATATTAAAAAATAAAAACCTTTTTGTTGAAGGCATATATACTCATTTTGCAACAGCCGATTCACAGGATAAATCTTTTGCTAAAATGCAGCTTGATTTATTTTTTGACTGTCTTGAAAAGCTTAAGTATGCTGGCATTGATATTCCAATTAAACATGCTGCGAATAGTGCCGCAACTATTGAATTGCCAGAAGCTCATTTTGACATGGTTAGATTAGGCATTTCGCTTTATGGGTTGTATCCTTCAAACGAAATAAATAAAAAAAATATAGATTTAAAACCAGCATTATCATTAAAGTCTAAAATTATTCAATTAAAGCACGTTCCTAAAGATTTTACAGTTAGCTACGGATGCACCTATAAAACCTCTAAACCGTCTATTATTGCAACTGTTCCTGTAGGATATGCTGATGGATATAATCGTAATTTGTCATCAAAGGGTTATATGCTTGTCAAAGGCAAAAGGGCAAATATTGCTGGTCGCGTATGTATGGATATTACAATGCTTGATGTTAGCCATATTCCTGATATAGAAATAGGAGATGAAGTTGTAATATATGGTGAACAATGTAATGAATGTATTTCCGTTGATGAGGTTGCGGAAAATCTTCATACAATTAATTATGAGATTGTTTCTATTATTGCAACCAAAGTCCCTCGTGTTTATTCTTGTTAA
- a CDS encoding YkgJ family cysteine cluster protein, producing the protein MKSIEVDSIEKLKGRKLEENKKFSFKCHKGLACFNKCCRNINLFLYPFDIIRLKNALKISSDEFIEKHVDIVLRPLNFFPDVLLSLNKDEEHTCPFLTESGCKVYEDRPYTCRTFPMEEGLLMDENIKNEKMVYLYRPPDFCLGQHEQQQWTPCSWKSDQKAMLYSEMTAKWAKIKALFHSDPWGIEGPYGAKGKMAFMAAYNVDKFKNFIFKSSFTQRYKVKPSTLKIIKKNDIELMNFGFEFIKFFVWNIKSSQIDL; encoded by the coding sequence ATGAAATCTATAGAAGTTGACAGTATTGAAAAATTAAAAGGAAGAAAGCTTGAAGAAAATAAAAAATTTTCTTTTAAATGCCACAAAGGTTTGGCGTGCTTCAATAAATGCTGTAGAAATATTAATTTGTTTTTATATCCTTTTGATATTATCCGTCTTAAAAATGCCCTTAAAATCTCATCCGATGAATTTATAGAAAAGCATGTTGATATAGTTTTGCGGCCTTTAAATTTTTTTCCTGATGTGCTTTTGTCACTTAATAAAGACGAAGAGCATACGTGTCCTTTTCTTACAGAGTCTGGGTGTAAGGTTTACGAAGATCGACCATATACTTGCCGAACTTTTCCTATGGAAGAGGGGCTTTTAATGGATGAAAATATTAAAAATGAAAAAATGGTATATCTTTATCGCCCGCCTGATTTTTGTCTTGGTCAGCATGAGCAGCAGCAATGGACGCCTTGTTCCTGGAAATCTGACCAAAAAGCTATGCTTTATTCTGAAATGACTGCAAAATGGGCAAAGATAAAGGCTTTGTTTCATAGTGATCCATGGGGAATTGAAGGACCTTATGGAGCTAAAGGAAAAATGGCTTTTATGGCTGCTTATAATGTTGATAAGTTTAAAAATTTTATTTTTAAAAGCAGTTTTACGCAAAGGTATAAAGTAAAGCCTTCTACATTAAAAATTATAAAAAAGAATGATATTGAGCTTATGAATTTTGGATTTGAATTTATAAAATTTTTTGTCTGGAATATTAAATCGTCACAAATAGACCTATAG
- a CDS encoding CoB--CoM heterodisulfide reductase iron-sulfur subunit A family protein, whose product MTVDKSGPETNSIMVVGGGISGLTSALEAAEVGYEVFLIEKNPYLGGRVAQLNQYFPKLCPPTCGLEINFKRIKDNPLIKILTLSEIKSVEGTPGNYDVVIEISPRYVNENCTGCGECSNVCKTEVLNDFNFGMDRSKGAYIPHPMSFPSRFVISPQILGTEDAKKCKEVCKYNAVDLDMQPKLVSLKVGSIIWATGWEPYDATKIDNLGFGRYKNIITNMMMERLASPSGPTKGKILKPSDDKAPSSIAFVQCAGSRDENHLPYCSYICCMASLKQTTYIREQHPDAKIYVFYIDIRSPGQRYEKFYKKIKEDKNVVFIKGKVANVEEDVETGNITVTAEDTLTGEKIKQTVDMVVLATGMQPVTALEKLPADLKYTEDGFIINDFEKGGMFAVGCANKPADVVTSNQNATGMALKAIQTLKRM is encoded by the coding sequence ATGACAGTAGATAAATCGGGCCCAGAAACTAATAGCATAATGGTAGTGGGCGGAGGGATAAGTGGATTAACCTCAGCCCTCGAAGCTGCAGAAGTGGGCTATGAAGTTTTTCTTATTGAAAAAAATCCTTACCTCGGAGGAAGAGTAGCGCAGTTGAATCAATATTTTCCTAAGCTATGTCCTCCAACCTGCGGTTTGGAAATAAATTTTAAAAGGATAAAAGATAATCCCTTAATAAAAATCCTTACACTTTCTGAGATAAAAAGCGTTGAAGGTACTCCCGGTAATTATGATGTTGTAATAGAAATTTCCCCAAGATATGTTAACGAAAATTGTACCGGCTGTGGAGAATGCTCTAATGTTTGCAAAACAGAAGTTTTAAATGATTTTAATTTTGGAATGGACAGAAGTAAAGGAGCGTATATCCCTCACCCAATGTCTTTTCCTTCAAGATTTGTTATTTCTCCTCAAATACTTGGAACTGAAGACGCAAAAAAATGTAAAGAAGTATGTAAGTATAATGCAGTTGACCTTGATATGCAGCCTAAATTAGTTAGCCTAAAAGTTGGCTCTATTATTTGGGCAACAGGGTGGGAACCTTATGATGCAACAAAAATAGATAACTTAGGCTTTGGACGGTATAAAAATATTATAACAAACATGATGATGGAAAGACTCGCTTCTCCAAGCGGCCCAACAAAAGGAAAAATACTTAAACCATCTGATGATAAAGCTCCATCAAGCATTGCTTTTGTCCAGTGCGCTGGCTCAAGAGATGAAAATCATCTTCCTTATTGTTCCTATATATGTTGCATGGCGTCATTAAAACAAACAACTTACATAAGAGAACAGCATCCTGACGCAAAAATTTATGTTTTCTATATTGACATTAGAAGTCCAGGCCAGAGGTATGAAAAATTTTATAAAAAAATTAAAGAAGATAAGAATGTTGTTTTTATAAAAGGGAAAGTAGCTAACGTAGAAGAAGATGTTGAAACAGGAAATATTACAGTTACCGCTGAAGATACCTTGACAGGCGAGAAAATTAAACAAACAGTTGATATGGTTGTTCTTGCTACTGGTATGCAGCCAGTAACTGCATTAGAAAAACTGCCAGCGGATCTGAAATATACAGAAGATGGTTTTATAATTAATGACTTTGAAAAGGGTGGAATGTTTGCGGTTGGCTGTGCCAATAAACCCGCAGATGTTGTAACATCAAACCAGAACGCAACTGGTATGGCTCTTAAGGCAATTCAAACTTTGAAGAGGATGTAG